Proteins from one Penicillium digitatum chromosome 2, complete sequence genomic window:
- a CDS encoding Altered inheritance of mitochondria protein 6-like protein, whose protein sequence is MLFLSGVFVALIAGPDPAVGAITSSLQSILKNTHGSTDYGYPTDLTRDLLPIPVHSHNDYWRDEPFYTGLSHGCTSTEADVWLYNGTLYVGHDQSALTASRTLESLYINPILDVLERQNPESPFTSSPSKNGVWDTVPDQTLYFFIDVKTSGPETFKAVIAALEPLREKGYLTTVRDGRTVTNGPVTIIGTGETPFDMVAPIKDRDYFFDAPLADLNDPKYADVTGVISPVASTNFQEAVGKITVDTDPILSDDQLKALREQISTANERGIGARYWNTPHFPLRARNLVWRTLLREGVILLNVDDLDAVASYF, encoded by the exons ATGTTATTCCTCTCTGGTGTTTTTGTGGCTCTCATCGCGGGTCCGGATCCAGCGGTTGGGGCGATCACCTCTAGCCTACAGAGCATCTTAAAAAACACCCACGGCAGCACAGATTATGGGTATCCCACTGATCTGACAAGAGATCTTTTACCT ATTCCTGTTCATTCTCACAA TGACTATTGGCGAGACGAGCCTTTCTATACCG GTCTCTCGCATGGCTGCACATCTACTGAAGCTGATGTGTGGTTATACAATGGCACCCTCTAT GTCGGCCATGATCAATCCGCCCTGACAGCGTCGCGAACTCTTGAATCCTTGTACATCAATCCGATTCTGGACGTCCTGGAGCGCCAGAATCCTGAGAGTCCATTCACATCATCGCCTAGTAAGAA TGGCGTGTGGGATACTGTTCCCGACCAAACGCTTTACTTCTTCATTGATGTGAAGACGTCCGGGCCCGAAACGTTTAAGGCTGTGATTGCCGCTTTAGAGCCTCTGCGAGAGAAAGGCTATCTTACCACCGTCAGGGATGGCAGGACCGTTACCAATGGGCCCGTCACTATCATTGGTACGGGAGAGACACCCTTCGACATGGTTGCGCCCATCAAAGACCGAGACTACTTTTTCGATGCGCCTCTTGCGGATCTCAATGATCCCAAGTACGCCGATGTCACTGGCGTTATCTCACCCGTTGCTTCAACAAATTTCCAGGAAGCCGTCGGCAAGATAACTGTCGATACGGATCCAATTCTCTCCGACGACCAACTCAAAGCTCTCCGAGAACAAATTTCCACAGCAAATGAGCGTGGGATTGGTGCCAGATATTGGAACACACCACACTTCCCGTTACGTGCACGGAACCTTGTCTGGAGAACCCTTTTGAGAGAAGGGGTCATTCTTCTCAATGTCGATGATCTAGATGCTGTGGCTTCTTACTTTTGA